The proteins below are encoded in one region of Paramisgurnus dabryanus chromosome 2, PD_genome_1.1, whole genome shotgun sequence:
- the LOC135778927 gene encoding pleckstrin homology domain-containing family F member 2-like, with translation MAVRQTFSKVNHERIQAVESTFRRSGKPLQMPGRILVGEGRLLKVCRRGPKPKVFFLFNDVLVYGSIMLPGRWNKKKQIIPLDEVQQEDLKDGEDMANQWLIRTPRKSFYVAAASPEEKQAWMEHIERYKALHLRNKGRTIDRTAKRNLAAAWIPDDATEICMRCSDRFTVANRRHHCRMCGFVVCGACSKDRALLLNISSRPVRVCWHCTDDLEDQGEEEKRQRSANAKKRRKSYLDVSESSSEEDLEQDSEYQVPTKWLSTLQLNDLRYCYTKPE, from the coding sequence atggcagtACGTCAGACCTTTTCGAAAGTGAATCATGAGCGCATCCAGGCTGTGGAGAGTACCTTCAGACGCTCTGGAAAGCCTCTTCAAATGCCTGGCCGTATCCTAGTGGGAGAAGGTCGCTTGCTAAAGGTTTGCAGACGTGGACCCAAACCCAAGGTGTTCTTCCTCTTCAACGACGTCTTGGTCTACGGCAGTATTATGTTGCCTGGCCGCTGGAATAAGAAAAAGCAGATCATTCCTCTGGATGAGGTGCAGCAGGAAGATCTGAAAGACGGAGAGGACATGGCTAACCAGTGGCTTATTCGAACACCACGTAAGTCCTTCTATGTGGCGGCAGCATCGCCTGAGGAAAAGCAAGCATGGATGGAGCACATTGAGCGGTACAAGGCCCTGCATTTGCGAAACAAGGGCCGTACTATTGACAGAACTGCCAAGAGAAACTTGGCTGCTGCCTGGATTCCTGACGACGCCACCGAAATTTGCATGCGCTGCTCAGATCGATTCACCGTTGCTAATCGGAGACACCATTGCCGGATGTGTGGCTTTGTAGTATGTGGAGCTTGCTCGAAGGACCGGGCCTTGCTACTCAATATCTCCTCAAGGCCTGTGAGAGTCTGCTGGCATTGTACTGATGACCTTGAGGACCAGGGTGAAGAAGAGAAGAGGCAGAGAAGTGCCAATGCAAAGAAAAGGAGAAAGAGTTATTTGGATGTGTCTGAGAGTTCCAGTGAAGAGGACCTAGAGCAGGACAGCGAGTATCAAGTGCCCACCAAGTGGTTGAGTACCCTGCAACTTAATGATCTCCGCTACTGCTACACAAAACCTGAGTAG